In a genomic window of Deltaproteobacteria bacterium:
- a CDS encoding DUF3536 domain-containing protein, translated as MAASPEEQNPVYLVLHGHFYQPPRENPWIEAVEREPSAEPFHNWNERITTECYAANARARVFNDQGRVANVVNNYELLSFNFGPTLLSWLEQVRPEVYAQILEADRSSARRRSGHGNAIGQAYNHAILPLCNARDLRTQLRWGAYDFRHRFGRAPEALWLPETAIDQATVEALIDEGMSFVVLSPRQAKRVRPLAEEAQWVDVSGGRVDPRLPYRITSRRNPHRSLAAFFYDGPVAHALSFEQAVNTSRQLLDRFQGAVDPARELPQLVHAAVDGETFGHHQRHAERAVTYALGTEAEQRGFRLTNYGEFLDAFPPTHEVELELGPEGEGSSWSCAHGVGRWCRDCGCHAGAPAGWNQAWRTPLRQAVNLVRDRAADLFEEMGGELFRDVWAARDAYVHLLLDRSAAARERYLDEHARRAGSTGQQVRMLQLLELQRHSLLSQTSCGWFFDDISGLEALQVLRYLARTVELVEQLSGQVVEPTVLAVLGEAKSNLPELGTGADLYRQRVLPSRMDSRRVVAHYAVTDLHQTHAGELVYYGHQLHRVWHRRLDNGPFTVELGRLQVEHLRTGELDDLAYALIHFGGHDFHCAVRPSDGGHGLVEFAEGLAATFSGATVTDLLRAVDAQFGQAYYQLHQLLREERERVLGALFRHLTEEFGRMYVQLYESNRRTLNALLDAGLKMPEEFRIAAEYTLTRQVDQEIAAQQGSRDASRYRRARQIVAEAAKRGYRLSTRHAAQLFDQLVKESLTRFTVEGTVARCREFLDLLALARELELGISLAEPQDLFFAWLARPDEAWRPLPEGLPPALLEEVAGELGFAVELVRERLGERAG; from the coding sequence ATGGCCGCGTCGCCGGAGGAGCAGAATCCGGTCTACTTGGTGCTCCACGGGCATTTCTATCAGCCGCCGCGCGAGAACCCCTGGATCGAGGCCGTCGAACGCGAGCCGAGCGCCGAACCGTTCCACAACTGGAACGAGCGCATCACGACCGAGTGCTACGCCGCCAACGCGCGCGCGCGGGTCTTCAACGACCAGGGACGCGTGGCGAACGTCGTCAACAACTACGAGCTGCTCTCGTTCAACTTCGGCCCCACGCTCCTCTCCTGGCTCGAACAGGTCCGCCCCGAGGTCTACGCGCAGATCCTCGAGGCCGACCGGAGCTCGGCGAGACGGCGTTCGGGGCACGGCAACGCGATCGGGCAGGCCTACAACCACGCCATCCTCCCGCTCTGCAACGCGCGCGACCTGCGGACGCAGCTCCGCTGGGGCGCCTACGATTTCCGCCACCGCTTCGGACGCGCGCCCGAGGCGCTCTGGCTACCCGAGACGGCGATCGACCAGGCCACCGTCGAGGCGCTGATCGACGAGGGGATGAGCTTCGTCGTGCTCTCTCCCCGCCAGGCCAAGCGGGTGCGCCCGCTCGCCGAGGAGGCCCAGTGGGTCGACGTCTCCGGCGGACGGGTCGACCCGCGCCTGCCCTACCGCATCACCTCGCGGCGAAACCCGCACCGCTCGCTGGCGGCCTTCTTCTACGACGGCCCCGTGGCGCACGCCCTCTCCTTCGAGCAGGCGGTCAACACCAGCCGGCAGCTCCTCGATCGCTTTCAGGGCGCGGTGGACCCCGCACGCGAGCTGCCGCAGCTCGTGCACGCCGCCGTGGACGGCGAGACCTTCGGGCACCACCAGCGACACGCCGAGCGTGCCGTGACCTACGCGCTGGGCACGGAAGCCGAACAGCGCGGTTTCCGCCTGACCAACTACGGTGAGTTCCTCGACGCCTTTCCGCCCACGCACGAGGTGGAGCTGGAGCTCGGGCCCGAGGGCGAAGGCTCGTCGTGGAGCTGTGCGCACGGCGTCGGCCGGTGGTGTAGGGACTGCGGCTGCCACGCCGGCGCTCCGGCGGGCTGGAACCAGGCCTGGCGCACGCCGCTCCGGCAGGCGGTGAACCTGGTGCGCGACCGCGCCGCGGACCTCTTCGAGGAGATGGGGGGCGAGCTCTTCCGGGACGTCTGGGCGGCACGCGACGCCTACGTGCACCTCCTGCTCGACCGCTCGGCGGCGGCGCGAGAGCGCTATCTCGACGAGCACGCGCGTCGCGCCGGCAGCACGGGGCAGCAGGTGCGGATGCTCCAGCTCCTCGAGCTGCAGCGCCACAGCCTCCTGTCGCAGACGAGCTGCGGGTGGTTCTTCGACGACATCTCGGGGCTCGAGGCGCTCCAGGTGCTGCGCTACCTCGCCCGCACCGTGGAGCTCGTCGAGCAGCTCTCGGGGCAGGTCGTCGAGCCGACGGTGCTCGCGGTCCTCGGGGAGGCGAAGAGCAACCTCCCCGAGCTGGGCACCGGCGCGGACCTCTACCGACAGCGCGTCCTCCCCTCGCGCATGGACAGCCGGCGCGTCGTGGCGCACTACGCGGTCACGGACCTGCACCAGACGCACGCCGGCGAGCTGGTCTACTACGGGCATCAGCTCCACCGCGTCTGGCATCGCCGGCTGGACAACGGCCCCTTCACCGTGGAGCTGGGCCGCCTGCAGGTGGAGCACCTGCGCACGGGCGAGCTCGACGATCTGGCCTACGCGCTGATCCACTTCGGGGGGCACGACTTCCACTGCGCGGTACGCCCCTCCGACGGCGGACACGGGCTCGTCGAGTTCGCCGAGGGCCTCGCGGCCACCTTCTCCGGGGCCACGGTGACCGACCTCCTGCGCGCGGTGGACGCGCAGTTCGGCCAGGCCTACTACCAGCTCCACCAGCTCCTCCGGGAGGAGCGCGAGCGGGTCCTCGGCGCCCTCTTCCGGCACCTGACCGAGGAGTTCGGGCGCATGTACGTCCAGCTCTACGAGAGCAACCGACGCACGCTGAACGCGCTCCTCGACGCGGGGCTCAAGATGCCCGAGGAGTTCCGCATCGCCGCCGAATACACGCTCACGCGGCAGGTGGACCAGGAGATCGCGGCGCAGCAGGGAAGCCGGGACGCGAGCCGGTATCGTCGCGCCCGCCAGATCGTGGCCGAGGCGGCGAAGCGCGGGTACCGCCTGAGCACCCGGCACGCGGCCCAGCTCTTCGACCAGCTCGTGAAGGAGAGCCTGACGCGGTTCACGGTGGAGGGAACGGTGGCCCGCTGTCGCGAGTTCCTCGACCTGCTCGCCCTCGCGCGCGAGCTGGAGCTCGGGATCTCCCTCGCGGAGCCGCAGGACCTCTTCTTCGCCTGGCTCGCGCGACCCGACGAGGCCTGGCGCCCGCTGCCCGAAGGCCTGCCGCCGGCGCTGCTGGAGGAGGTCGCGGGAGAGCTGGGGTTCGCGGTGGAGCTCGTGCGGGAGCGGCTGGGCGAACGGGCGGGCTAG
- a CDS encoding dehydrogenase: MPKRTNWQIGREMEYPYEGAPPAKQVAYIFDTNKCIECQTCTIACKTTWTSGKGQEHIFWNNVETKPYGGYPQGWDLRLLEKLEPASWEGGALKSKTIFEGNNPLDPPNGHLPTAPDYAAPNLGEDDASGNVEKGMHFKGVHPVWMFYLARICNHCDSPACLAACPRKAIYKRPEDGIVLIDQARCRGYQECARACPYKKTFYNLVSRASEKCIGCFPRVEQGEVARCVETCIGKIRLHGFRTPQGAPREDNPLDYLIHVRKVALPLYPQFGTGPNVFYIPPLHVPNGFLEQLFGPKAEEAKEVYRAAKEDKKLLGALMLFGASDRIITRFEAKEKEVVGWDVGGKEVARVPYTEPTWIRAAYDRKHQAYRTNTP, encoded by the coding sequence ATGCCCAAGCGCACGAACTGGCAGATCGGCCGCGAGATGGAGTACCCGTACGAGGGCGCCCCGCCGGCCAAGCAGGTGGCCTACATCTTCGACACGAACAAGTGCATCGAGTGTCAGACCTGCACCATCGCTTGCAAGACCACCTGGACGAGCGGCAAGGGGCAGGAGCACATCTTCTGGAACAACGTGGAGACCAAGCCGTACGGCGGCTATCCACAGGGCTGGGACCTGAGGCTCCTCGAGAAGCTCGAACCCGCGAGCTGGGAGGGGGGCGCGCTGAAGAGCAAGACGATCTTCGAGGGGAATAACCCGCTCGACCCGCCGAACGGGCACCTGCCGACGGCTCCGGACTACGCGGCGCCGAACCTGGGCGAGGACGACGCCTCGGGGAACGTGGAGAAGGGGATGCACTTCAAAGGAGTGCACCCGGTCTGGATGTTCTACCTCGCCCGCATCTGCAACCACTGCGACAGCCCGGCGTGTCTCGCGGCCTGCCCGCGCAAGGCGATCTACAAGCGGCCCGAGGACGGCATCGTGCTCATCGACCAGGCGCGCTGCCGCGGCTACCAGGAGTGCGCGCGCGCCTGCCCCTACAAGAAGACCTTCTACAACCTCGTCTCGCGGGCCAGCGAGAAGTGCATCGGCTGCTTTCCGCGCGTCGAGCAAGGTGAGGTCGCGCGCTGCGTGGAGACCTGCATCGGCAAGATCCGCCTGCACGGCTTCCGCACGCCGCAGGGGGCGCCGAGGGAGGACAACCCGCTCGACTACCTGATCCACGTGCGCAAGGTGGCGTTGCCGCTCTACCCGCAGTTCGGTACCGGGCCCAACGTCTTCTACATCCCGCCCTTGCACGTGCCGAACGGTTTTCTCGAGCAGCTCTTCGGGCCCAAGGCCGAGGAGGCGAAGGAGGTCTACCGGGCGGCGAAGGAGGACAAGAAGCTCCTCGGGGCGCTGATGCTCTTCGGCGCGTCGGATCGCATCATCACGCGCTTCGAGGCCAAGGAGAAAGAGGTGGTGGGCTGGGACGTGGGTGGCAAGGAGGTCGCGCGCGTTCCCTACACCGAGCCGACCTGGATCCGAGCGGCCTACGACAGGAAGCACCAGGCCTACCGCACCAACACGCCGTGA
- a CDS encoding lamin tail domain-containing protein: MRVAARGVLLLGLVLSGGCSKGTVPRTGLDFGTYDLGSPDGGGDAAPPDQGTAPDTLAPSPDAGSRPDSAPRPDSAPKPDAGPCGNGKLDPSETCDKAIPSGDEGACPPGCDDRNKCTTDSTQGAVATCNIVCSHQPIANCCGNGLKEGSESCDDGNVVATDGCDTACKLPGGHLLLTEVAVGPSGAEFVELYNPTGSAVALDRYHLSDREDYYKVVTGSLAAGSTDFAVRFPDGMSVAAGSYVVVALDGKAFQTHYGKAPDYEVRPSDAAIKDMVPAATNGLGGSAGLTNEGELIVLFRWTGTGDLVSDVDYVIWKGNTAAAVSKNTFVCVDGPDVGTQTSCYLNDTATTAQSFLQPPQEGGSLIRCNYLEAGEGKSNGNGITGHDETSEPLAGSGGTWKRNPSTARERTPGGPALPSFCPP; the protein is encoded by the coding sequence ATGCGCGTCGCCGCTCGTGGAGTGCTCCTCCTGGGTCTCGTGCTGTCCGGCGGATGTTCGAAGGGGACGGTCCCCCGAACGGGCCTCGACTTCGGAACCTACGACCTCGGCTCTCCGGACGGAGGCGGCGACGCCGCGCCCCCGGATCAGGGAACCGCCCCCGACACGCTCGCCCCCTCCCCCGACGCGGGCTCGAGGCCCGACAGCGCACCGAGGCCCGACAGCGCGCCCAAGCCCGACGCCGGCCCCTGCGGCAACGGCAAGCTGGACCCGAGCGAGACCTGCGACAAGGCCATCCCCAGCGGAGACGAGGGGGCCTGCCCACCGGGATGCGACGACCGGAACAAGTGCACCACCGACAGTACGCAAGGGGCTGTGGCCACCTGCAACATCGTCTGCTCGCATCAGCCGATCGCCAACTGCTGCGGCAACGGCCTGAAGGAGGGGAGCGAATCCTGCGACGACGGGAACGTCGTGGCCACCGACGGCTGCGACACGGCGTGCAAGCTCCCCGGCGGTCACCTCCTCCTCACCGAGGTCGCCGTGGGGCCGAGCGGCGCCGAGTTCGTCGAGCTCTACAATCCGACGGGCTCCGCGGTGGCCCTCGACCGCTACCACCTCTCGGACCGCGAGGACTACTACAAGGTGGTGACCGGCTCGCTCGCGGCGGGCTCGACCGATTTCGCCGTGCGTTTTCCCGACGGCATGAGCGTCGCGGCCGGCTCGTACGTGGTCGTGGCCCTCGACGGCAAGGCCTTCCAGACCCACTACGGCAAGGCGCCGGACTACGAGGTTCGGCCGAGCGACGCCGCGATCAAGGACATGGTGCCCGCCGCCACCAACGGCCTCGGCGGCTCGGCCGGCCTGACCAACGAGGGCGAGCTGATCGTGCTCTTTCGCTGGACCGGCACCGGCGACCTCGTGTCCGACGTGGACTACGTGATCTGGAAAGGGAACACCGCCGCCGCGGTCTCGAAGAACACCTTCGTCTGCGTGGACGGCCCGGACGTCGGCACCCAGACGAGCTGCTACCTGAACGACACGGCGACGACCGCGCAGAGCTTCCTGCAGCCCCCGCAAGAGGGGGGCTCGCTGATTCGCTGCAACTACCTGGAGGCGGGCGAGGGGAAGAGCAACGGCAACGGCATCACCGGGCACGACGAGACGAGCGAGCCCCTCGCGGGGTCGGGCGGCACCTGGAAGCGCAACCCGAGCACCGCCCGGGAGCGCACCCCCGGAGGCCCGGCCCTCCCCTCCTTCTGCCCGCCGTAA
- a CDS encoding molybdopterin-dependent oxidoreductase, with amino-acid sequence MSGSGALKAVSVDNPLASYPDRGWEKVYRDLYRSDSSYVFLCAPNDTHNCLLRAHVKNGVVTRIAPSYGYQHATDLDGKKAGQRWDPRCCQKGLALVRRFYGDRRCKRPMVRKGFLDWVRAGFPRDPKTGAVDAKYLKRGADPFVPVSFEEACELAGKAMIDIAKTYSGTEGQKKLAAQGYDPAMVEATAGAGTQVLKFRGGMPALGATRLFAMYRLANSLALLDDKLRGTGPEKALGARGWDNYSWHTDLPPGHPMVTGQQTVEWDLCNIEHAGLAVIWGMNWITTKMPDSHWLTEARLKGTKIVVIAAEYSSTTNKADEAIVVRPGTTPALALGLAQVLVSEKLYDADYVRANTDLPFLVRLDTGELLHAHQVFKGYKNAKLKHHVTVLKAGQKDPPPYAQASPIITEAAREAWGDFVVWDEGGKRPVAVNRDQIAKAAAPTKRALLDGEVEVTLVDGKKVKCRTVFSAMRELLDASYTPADVEKLTWAPAEAVRSLAREIARNKDRTLFALGMGPNQFFNSDLKDRAVLFVAALTRNIGKIGGNVGSYAGNYRAAHFSGLGQYFAEDPFAPELDPAKPAKVKPPYFRGESVHYFNHGDTVLRMGKELLTGKTHLPTPTKSILVANSNSLIGNAKGHYENVVNVFPRVELIAVNEWWWTGSCEYADIVFAVDSWAEMKYPDMTISVTNPFLYVFPPTPLPRIFETRSDVDVAAGIGKAIGKLTGDERHVPYWKFVEEGKMRPYLQRILDFSANTRGYRIEEVEAKAAKGTPSILMSRTYPKIGVFEQGTEGKPYYTKSGRLEFYRDEPEFIASGENLILHREPIDATFYEPNVIVAKPHPLLRPKGPEAYGVPLTDVDADTRQARHVVRTVEQVLASEHPLRKEGYKYIFHTPKYRHGTHTTPVDTDIVAIWFGPFGDMHRSDKRMPFVTEMYMDIHPADAKELGIEDGDYVWIDADPHDRPFKGWQKKPEWYAVARLMARARYYPGTPRSVTRMWHNCYGSTIGSVRGAKTNATGMAKSPETGYQSLFRQGSHQSCTRGWLKPTWMTDSLVVKTLFGQKVVQGFVPDVHCPTGAPRESLVKITKAESGGMNGEKLWAAAKMGLRPTYESDALKRYLSGAFVKKS; translated from the coding sequence ATGTCCGGCAGCGGCGCGCTGAAGGCCGTTTCGGTGGACAACCCGCTCGCAAGCTATCCGGATCGAGGCTGGGAGAAGGTCTACCGCGACCTCTACCGCTCCGACTCGAGCTACGTTTTCCTGTGCGCGCCGAACGACACGCACAACTGCCTCCTCCGGGCGCACGTCAAGAACGGCGTGGTGACGCGCATCGCCCCGAGCTACGGCTACCAGCACGCGACCGACCTGGACGGCAAGAAGGCCGGGCAGAGGTGGGACCCGCGCTGCTGCCAGAAGGGCCTCGCCCTCGTGCGCCGCTTCTACGGCGACCGCCGCTGCAAGCGTCCGATGGTGCGCAAGGGGTTCCTCGACTGGGTGCGGGCGGGTTTCCCGCGGGACCCGAAGACGGGCGCCGTGGACGCGAAGTACCTCAAGCGAGGGGCCGACCCCTTCGTGCCGGTGAGCTTCGAGGAGGCCTGCGAGCTAGCGGGCAAGGCGATGATCGATATCGCCAAGACCTACAGCGGGACCGAGGGGCAGAAGAAGCTCGCGGCGCAGGGCTACGACCCGGCGATGGTGGAGGCCACGGCCGGGGCGGGGACCCAGGTACTCAAGTTCCGCGGCGGAATGCCCGCGCTCGGCGCGACGCGGCTCTTCGCCATGTATCGTCTGGCCAACTCCCTCGCGCTCCTCGACGACAAGCTGCGCGGCACCGGGCCGGAGAAGGCGCTCGGGGCGCGCGGCTGGGACAACTACAGCTGGCACACGGACCTGCCGCCGGGGCACCCGATGGTCACCGGACAGCAGACGGTGGAGTGGGACCTCTGCAACATCGAGCACGCCGGCCTGGCGGTGATCTGGGGGATGAACTGGATCACCACCAAGATGCCCGACTCGCACTGGCTCACCGAGGCGCGGCTCAAGGGCACCAAGATCGTGGTCATCGCGGCCGAGTACAGCTCCACCACGAACAAGGCCGACGAGGCGATCGTGGTGCGCCCGGGCACGACCCCCGCCCTCGCCCTCGGGTTGGCGCAGGTACTCGTGAGCGAGAAGCTCTACGACGCCGACTACGTGCGGGCCAACACCGACCTGCCCTTCCTCGTGCGCCTGGACACGGGGGAGCTCCTGCACGCGCATCAGGTCTTCAAGGGCTACAAGAACGCCAAGCTCAAGCACCACGTCACGGTGCTCAAGGCGGGGCAGAAGGACCCGCCACCCTACGCGCAGGCCTCGCCGATCATCACCGAGGCGGCGCGCGAGGCCTGGGGGGATTTCGTGGTCTGGGACGAGGGGGGGAAGCGTCCCGTGGCGGTGAACCGCGACCAGATCGCGAAGGCCGCCGCGCCGACGAAGCGGGCGCTCCTCGACGGGGAGGTCGAGGTCACGCTGGTCGACGGCAAGAAGGTGAAGTGTCGGACGGTCTTCTCGGCCATGCGCGAGCTGCTCGATGCCAGCTACACGCCGGCCGACGTGGAGAAGCTCACCTGGGCTCCCGCCGAGGCGGTGCGCTCGCTGGCGCGGGAGATTGCACGCAACAAGGACCGAACCCTCTTCGCCCTGGGGATGGGGCCGAACCAATTCTTCAACAGCGACCTGAAGGACCGCGCGGTGCTATTCGTGGCCGCGCTGACCCGGAACATCGGCAAGATCGGCGGCAACGTGGGCTCGTACGCGGGGAACTACCGCGCGGCGCACTTCAGCGGCCTCGGGCAGTACTTCGCCGAGGACCCCTTCGCCCCGGAGCTGGACCCCGCGAAGCCGGCGAAGGTCAAGCCGCCCTACTTCCGCGGCGAGAGCGTGCACTACTTCAACCACGGCGACACCGTGCTGCGCATGGGCAAGGAGCTGCTGACCGGCAAGACGCACCTGCCGACGCCCACCAAGTCGATCCTGGTGGCGAACTCCAACTCGCTCATCGGCAACGCGAAGGGCCACTACGAAAACGTCGTGAACGTCTTTCCGCGCGTCGAGCTCATCGCCGTGAACGAGTGGTGGTGGACCGGTAGCTGCGAGTACGCGGACATCGTCTTCGCCGTGGATAGCTGGGCGGAGATGAAGTACCCGGATATGACGATCAGCGTGACGAATCCTTTCCTGTACGTCTTTCCGCCCACGCCGCTGCCGCGGATCTTCGAGACGCGCTCGGACGTGGACGTGGCGGCAGGGATCGGCAAGGCCATCGGCAAGCTCACCGGCGACGAGCGGCACGTGCCGTACTGGAAGTTCGTCGAGGAGGGGAAGATGCGGCCGTACCTGCAGCGCATCCTCGACTTCTCGGCCAACACCCGCGGCTACCGCATCGAAGAGGTGGAGGCGAAGGCCGCCAAGGGGACGCCGTCGATCCTCATGTCGCGCACCTACCCGAAGATCGGCGTCTTCGAGCAGGGCACCGAGGGCAAGCCGTACTACACCAAGAGCGGGCGCCTCGAGTTCTACCGCGATGAGCCGGAGTTCATAGCGAGCGGCGAGAACCTGATCCTGCACCGCGAACCGATTGACGCCACCTTCTACGAGCCGAACGTGATCGTGGCCAAGCCGCACCCGCTCCTCCGGCCGAAGGGCCCCGAGGCCTACGGGGTGCCGCTGACCGACGTCGACGCCGACACGCGGCAAGCGCGGCACGTGGTGCGCACCGTGGAGCAGGTCCTGGCGTCAGAGCATCCGCTCCGCAAAGAGGGCTACAAGTACATCTTCCACACGCCCAAATACCGCCACGGGACGCACACGACGCCGGTGGATACGGACATCGTGGCGATCTGGTTCGGGCCCTTCGGGGACATGCACCGCAGTGACAAGCGCATGCCGTTCGTCACCGAGATGTACATGGACATCCACCCGGCGGACGCGAAGGAGCTCGGCATCGAGGACGGCGACTACGTCTGGATCGACGCCGACCCGCACGATCGGCCCTTCAAGGGCTGGCAAAAGAAGCCCGAGTGGTACGCGGTGGCGCGGCTGATGGCGCGCGCCCGTTACTACCCGGGGACACCCCGCAGCGTGACCCGCATGTGGCACAACTGCTACGGCTCGACGATCGGTTCGGTGAGGGGCGCGAAGACCAACGCGACCGGGATGGCCAAGTCCCCCGAGACCGGCTACCAGTCGCTCTTCCGGCAGGGGAGCCACCAGAGCTGTACGCGCGGCTGGCTCAAGCCCACCTGGATGACCGACAGCCTGGTGGTGAAGACCCTCTTCGGCCAGAAGGTGGTGCAGGGCTTCGTCCCCGACGTCCATTGTCCGACGGGGGCGCCGCGCGAGTCGCTGGTCAAGATCACCAAGGCCGAGTCGGGTGGCATGAACGGCGAGAAACTCTGGGCCGCGGCGAAGATGGGCCTGCGACCGACCTACGAATCGGACGCGCTCAAGCGCTACCTGAGCGGCGCGTTCGTCAAGAAGAGCTGA
- a CDS encoding CAP domain-containing protein, which produces MVRQVWWSSARGARIELLGLLVVAATLGIPGCAGDARPRARPEPPPPDWGFSRFVDGSSGTDGAWRGDGGARSDGAARGDLGTELPPLLGDGGGAAGGVLCKPCEGAEHCGGPPNYCLTNATTQESICGQDCASAKCPTGYTCASFTIPEGGGQARQCLPDRGTCKPAPKIPPLAPGTCGSTEETAALAMANQLRAQNGAGPLACDAVAQYAAREFSKYMCEAGFFAHVGPDGLRPAQRVAYAGGAFKKIGEICAKGALSPKEAFDAWLKSPGHKATLLERSFTHAGPGIYACAKSGKLWTIDFLQK; this is translated from the coding sequence ATGGTTCGGCAGGTCTGGTGGAGCTCGGCGCGCGGAGCACGGATCGAGTTGCTGGGGCTCCTCGTGGTCGCGGCGACCCTTGGTATCCCCGGGTGCGCCGGGGACGCGCGTCCGAGAGCGCGCCCCGAGCCACCGCCTCCCGATTGGGGGTTCTCGCGGTTCGTGGACGGCTCATCCGGCACGGACGGCGCGTGGCGGGGCGACGGCGGCGCGAGGAGCGACGGCGCGGCGCGCGGCGATCTCGGCACCGAGCTTCCCCCGCTCCTCGGTGACGGTGGCGGCGCGGCCGGAGGCGTCCTCTGCAAGCCGTGCGAGGGGGCGGAGCACTGCGGGGGGCCGCCGAACTACTGCCTGACGAACGCGACCACCCAGGAGTCGATCTGCGGGCAGGACTGCGCGAGCGCGAAGTGCCCGACCGGCTACACCTGCGCGAGCTTCACCATCCCGGAGGGGGGCGGGCAGGCGCGGCAGTGCCTGCCGGATCGCGGAACGTGCAAGCCGGCCCCCAAGATCCCCCCCCTCGCCCCCGGGACCTGCGGCTCCACCGAGGAGACGGCTGCCCTGGCGATGGCCAACCAGCTCCGCGCGCAGAATGGCGCCGGGCCGCTCGCCTGCGACGCGGTGGCGCAGTACGCGGCGCGCGAATTCAGCAAGTACATGTGCGAGGCGGGCTTCTTTGCGCACGTCGGCCCCGACGGACTGCGGCCTGCCCAGCGCGTGGCCTACGCCGGGGGCGCCTTCAAGAAGATCGGCGAGATCTGCGCCAAGGGGGCTCTCAGTCCGAAGGAGGCGTTCGACGCGTGGCTGAAGAGCCCCGGTCACAAGGCCACCCTCCTCGAGCGGTCCTTCACGCACGCCGGTCCCGGCATCTACGCGTGCGCGAAGAGCGGTAAGCTCTGGACGATCGACTTCCTGCAGAAGTAG
- a CDS encoding molecular chaperone TorD family protein: protein MTRAKAQACLVQADLVRLGADLLGLPSERLAVTTTDAEATIAELVGRFGARRGSVLEGAGAMLVEAVRCTPLEAWEAEYGRLFDRDQHCPRTEGAYVRRDRGAILGDIAGFYRAFGLAIDEAQGPRTPDDLVCELEFVAALLVLVAHAELSDDAERAAIASDGLRSFAAEHLGDWLPAFCVRLAAVTELELYRALAVFLEALWEGVREFHGLEVLAGPPAEPEILDEHPMGECPVTFQ from the coding sequence ATGACGCGGGCGAAGGCTCAGGCCTGTCTCGTGCAAGCGGACCTCGTGCGCCTCGGGGCGGATCTGCTCGGGCTGCCGAGCGAGCGGCTCGCGGTGACCACGACCGACGCGGAGGCGACCATCGCGGAGCTCGTGGGGCGCTTCGGCGCGCGGCGGGGATCGGTGCTCGAAGGGGCGGGCGCGATGCTCGTGGAGGCGGTCCGGTGCACGCCGCTCGAGGCGTGGGAGGCAGAGTACGGGCGCCTCTTCGACCGCGACCAGCATTGCCCGCGGACGGAAGGGGCCTACGTCCGGCGCGACCGCGGGGCGATCCTTGGCGACATCGCCGGCTTCTACCGGGCCTTCGGACTGGCGATCGATGAGGCGCAAGGACCGCGGACCCCCGATGACCTGGTCTGCGAGCTCGAGTTCGTCGCCGCGCTGCTCGTGCTCGTGGCCCACGCGGAGCTCTCCGACGATGCGGAACGTGCGGCGATCGCGTCCGACGGGCTCCGGTCGTTCGCCGCCGAGCACCTCGGGGACTGGCTTCCGGCCTTCTGCGTGCGCCTCGCCGCGGTGACGGAGCTCGAGCTCTATCGCGCGCTCGCGGTCTTTCTCGAGGCGCTCTGGGAGGGGGTGCGCGAGTTCCACGGGCTGGAGGTGCTCGCGGGTCCGCCTGCGGAGCCGGAGATCCTCGACGAACACCCGATGGGGGAGTGCCCGGTGACGTTTCAGTAG
- a CDS encoding polysaccharide lyase family 7 protein has product MTNHFAGSVMRLSRSIALLLPAALPLAAAAGFAGCVEEPDAEGSVDSRTAQSCPPEVPLCRRVLLPFVGHPAAPRVPGDLLDLRAWKLTLPVGEPEAPREVKQPELRAFSLSPYFELDAGGHAVRFRAPVGGVTTRGSVYPRSELREMTPDGLGRAAWSSTSGRHTLVLRQAITHLPNATPAVVAGQIHDADRDLLAIRLEGERLFVDLWGADDVVLDAHYQLATPFAVRLEVYEGRLRLFYDDAPTPALDRPFVASGCYFKAGCYPQSNVAGGESPDAYGETKLFALQVSHTE; this is encoded by the coding sequence GTGACTAACCACTTCGCCGGGTCCGTCATGCGCCTCTCTCGCTCCATCGCGCTTCTCCTGCCTGCCGCGCTGCCTCTGGCCGCTGCGGCAGGTTTCGCGGGGTGTGTAGAGGAGCCTGACGCCGAGGGGTCCGTCGACTCCCGGACCGCGCAGTCCTGTCCGCCCGAGGTTCCACTCTGCCGCCGGGTGCTCCTCCCCTTCGTCGGTCACCCGGCCGCACCGCGCGTCCCCGGGGACCTCCTCGACCTGCGCGCGTGGAAGCTCACCCTACCGGTGGGGGAACCCGAGGCTCCGCGCGAGGTGAAGCAGCCCGAGCTCCGCGCTTTCTCGCTTTCACCCTACTTCGAGCTCGATGCGGGGGGCCACGCGGTACGCTTTCGCGCCCCCGTCGGAGGCGTCACGACCCGCGGCTCTGTCTATCCACGAAGCGAGCTCCGGGAGATGACCCCCGACGGGCTCGGGCGTGCCGCGTGGTCGAGCACCTCCGGCCGGCACACTCTCGTCCTCCGACAGGCCATCACGCACCTCCCGAATGCGACCCCCGCCGTCGTGGCCGGACAGATCCACGACGCCGACCGCGACCTCCTCGCCATCCGCCTCGAAGGCGAGCGCCTCTTCGTCGATCTCTGGGGAGCCGACGACGTCGTCCTCGACGCGCACTACCAGCTGGCCACGCCGTTCGCGGTGCGCCTCGAGGTTTACGAAGGCCGCCTGCGCCTCTTCTACGACGACGCTCCGACCCCGGCCCTCGACCGACCGTTCGTCGCCTCCGGCTGCTACTTCAAGGCCGGCTGTTACCCGCAGTCGAACGTCGCGGGCGGCGAGAGCCCCGACGCCTACGGTGAAACCAAGCTCTTCGCGCTCCAGGTCTCGCACACCGAGTGA